CCTTGGGGACGATGCATTAATAAATCTGTGGGCAACATATCTGAACTCGAACTTGGGTTGGTGGAAAATCACCCGCCTAGGTGAACCATCAAGGCGACGCTGGGTTAGCGGTTCGTTTCTTAAGCTTAGAGTATCCTTCCATGAAGGATGAATTCCTCGGAAGGATATTCCTTGAGATCTTGGGGGCTTGTTTGATCTCAGGAGACCCGGCTTCGGCGGGGTCTTTTTTTATGTCTTGATTTCCGGATGGGCCACGAGCCAACGTTGAATATCCGCCTGAACGCGATCGCCAATTTCCCACGGAAACAGGTGCGCCACGTTGGAATACACCCGGCACTCCGCTTGGGGCAGATGCTTAGCGGTTTCCAGACTGGATTCTACGGTAATATGGCGATCGCCCTCCCCCGCCAGTACCAAACTCGGACACTGAATATTTTTTAAGTCTGGTAAACGGTTATAGCGCGATCGCAACGCTTGATTTAGGGCATTGGTGGCATGGGACGAAGTTTGCAGATAGGCAGGCAATGCCTCCCGTGCCAGAAATCCGTAGGTTTTGGGCGTATGTTGCTGCACCAGATAGCGAAAGAGCGATCGCTTGCCTAGCTCAATCCCCACGGAGTTTCCAGGGCTGATCCGGTTCACCAACGACGCCATGCCCGTCAACAGATCATCCTGCCAGCCCGTGCGGGGATGATTACTCCACGGTCGCGCCGAAGTGGCCACCAAAATTAATCCACTCACCCGATCCGGATGGCGCAACGCCAGCTCTAGCGCTAAAATTCCACCTAGCGACCATCCCAACGCTACAAAGCGGGATACTTGAAACCGATCGAGGAGGGCATCTAAATCCATCAAATGCTGATTCATTCCAAAGGGCTGGGATACCCGACTTTTCCCGTATCCTCGCAGATCAGGAGCGATCGTCCGAAATTCCTGGGACAGAAATGACGTAAACACCGACATACAGTATCCTGCACCCGGATGCCCATGCAGACAAAGCATCGGAAATCCAGTTCCCGATACAGTACGATGCAGGTTCATGGGTGATAGCTGGCTAGGGGGTAAGGTTGTCATTGGCGTCATCTATCTGTTGTGGAACGAGATTATGAATATCAATCGGGCGTCAGATCTACGACTTCTCATTCAACCCCCAACAGGTACGGCTAGACACATAACAGAAATCGTAGATCTTGGAGGGGGCGATCGCCTAAATTCCAGACTTACACTGTTTTGACGGAGCATTAAATCAGGAGCATGGTGCTTTATAATTCTTTAATTTCCGGCAAACTGGGGTCGTGGTTCCAACGGCGAGCTGAAAGGAACTCCTTTGCATCTACGCTATACCTTACGGCAAGGGTCATTCGCCAAATCCCCCTATGAAACGACGACAGGTGCCCATCAGCCAATATCAACACTTCGATGCCCGGAGCAGCGGGAGGGTGCAAATCATCCTTATGAAACGACAAGCCCAGATCAGACGCAGGCGATTTGTATCATTTCTAGCACTGATGGTTCTCGCGATCGGTCTTACACTCCTGATTGGATTACACGACCAACTCGGCAACCGCAACACTGCCCCTGCTGCCACCCTCTCCTCTATTCATAATGTCGATCTTGCGATCCTCAGCGACACCAATCGCGACGGGATGATCACGAAGGAAGACATGGACGATCATGACCGTTGGTCTTGGGGGTCAGGGGCGTTTATCCTCGCCAATGTAGACGACGACGACCAAAATCAGGAAGTGGATGCCCTAGATACGGTCGTCAACGGGGAGAAAGACGCTGAAGACTTAACGCTCATTAAAGTGCTGCTGTCCGATGACTTGGTGCGAAACAATCCTCGGCTCCAGCTCTCGGTAGATAATAGGGGTAACCGCCATACCCATGTCTTCCAAAAAGTCGGGGATGCGTGGGAGTACCTGAATCTGCGATCGCCTGCCGAACTTACGCTGAACTCCGATAATCCTCAAGATCTCACCCTAGGCATTGAAGCCACAGCATTCGCCGATG
This Synechococcales cyanobacterium T60_A2020_003 DNA region includes the following protein-coding sequences:
- a CDS encoding alpha/beta hydrolase, with amino-acid sequence MTTLPPSQLSPMNLHRTVSGTGFPMLCLHGHPGAGYCMSVFTSFLSQEFRTIAPDLRGYGKSRVSQPFGMNQHLMDLDALLDRFQVSRFVALGWSLGGILALELALRHPDRVSGLILVATSARPWSNHPRTGWQDDLLTGMASLVNRISPGNSVGIELGKRSLFRYLVQQHTPKTYGFLAREALPAYLQTSSHATNALNQALRSRYNRLPDLKNIQCPSLVLAGEGDRHITVESSLETAKHLPQAECRVYSNVAHLFPWEIGDRVQADIQRWLVAHPEIKT